The proteins below come from a single Eucalyptus grandis isolate ANBG69807.140 chromosome 3, ASM1654582v1, whole genome shotgun sequence genomic window:
- the LOC104438501 gene encoding uncharacterized protein LOC104438501 isoform X5 has protein sequence MIMLPFYFIFIFSGVCVTLGFKCSNNTSRIQKPRNRAVEFRSLPFRISRKSRRRGSGYVVLARLHSWFHLLEFEGTNVTMRFKKGSKVEVWSTKEMPVGSWQCAEVTCGDGHTYTVQYCSYGSASGEATMERVSGKAIRPCPPALQTLHMWGPGDIVEVFENFSWKMAIVLKVLGRSNFLVRLLGSPREFGVGNAHIRSRQLWKDGRWIVIRQIPAIADDRRGDLCQNSMRDQSPSHSIQIANVQTKASIRDGCIPIKKRRVFEESHDTLKTESPYDCSRVESPAGASKKRRAIDKEGRCYPVSATRCTPVERVDSAAFQRETCGENTVCAHSKKEAAVLSKVDECRMKPSGDVGCPYPLQSRSDDADRVTCSVGSCTVASESSSNFSADPFDDVNSYANEMELTRWQNKEQMMNTCWSSETWSFRIPSFRWVDSNSLYSSKNL, from the exons ATGATTATGCTGcccttctattttatttttattttttctgggGTGTGTGTGACTTTGGGATTCAAATGTTCCAACAACACATCAAGAATCCAGAAACCAAGAAACAGAGCCGTCGAATTCCGTTCGTTGCCTTTTAGAATATCGAGAAaatcaagaagaagaggaagcggGTACGTCGTCCTCGCCCGCCTGCATTCTTG GTTCCATCTGCTGGAATTTGAGGGGACAAACGTGACCATGAGATTCAAGAAAGGAAGTAAAGTGGAAGTATGGAGCACAAAGGAGATGCCCGTGGGTTCCTGGCAATGTGCTGAAGTAACTTGTGGTGACGGCCACACTTATACAGTTCAATACTGCAGCTATGGCAGCGCATCCGGTGAGGCTACAATGGAGAGGGTATCTGGAAAGGCAATCAGACCTTGCCCACCTGCACTGCAGACGTTGCACATGTGGGGTCCAGGTGATATTGTGGAGGTTTTCGAGAATTTCTCCTGGAAAATGGCAATAGTGTTGAAGGTCCTTGGGCGAAGTAACTTTCTGGTGAGACTACTTGGATCACCTAGGGAGTTTGGTGTTGGCAACGCTCACATAAGGTCGAGGCAGTTGTGGAAGGACGGCAGGTGGATTGTGATCAGACAG ATTCCTGCCATTGCTGATGACCGGAGAGGTGACCTATGTCAAAACTCGATGCGCGATCAAAGTCCCAGCCACAGTATTCAAATTGCAAATGTACAGACGAAAGCATCTATTAGAGATGGCTGCATTCCCATAAAAAAGAGACGAGTATTTGAGGAGTCCCATGATACTTTGAAAACAGAATCGCCATATGACTGTTCTAGGGTTGAATCGCCTGCTGGAGCTTCAAAGAAACGTAGAGCAATTGACAAAGAAGGAAGATGTTACCCAGTCAGTGCAACTCGATGTACACCAGTAGAAAGGGTTGATTCTGCAGCATTTCAGCGAGAAACTTGTGGTGAAAACACTGTATGTGCCcattcaaagaaagaagcagCCGTATTATCCAAAGTAGACGAGTGTAGAATGAAACCAAGTGGGGATGTTGGTTGTCCTTATCCATTGCAATCAAGGTCTGATGATGCTGACCGTGTGACATGCTCCGTTGGAAGTTGTACTGTTGCTAGTGAATCATCCAGTAACTTTTCTGCAGACCCTTTTGACGATGTTAATAGTTATGCCAATGAGATGGAATTGACTAGATGGCAGAATAAAGAACAG ATGATGAACACTTGTTGGAGCTCAGAAACTTGGTCTTTTCGGATTCCATCATTCCGCTGGGTGGACAGTAATTCACTTTATAGTAGCAAAAATCTTTAA
- the LOC104438502 gene encoding deSI-like protein At4g17486, with protein MGAQHNSRTNPEWETHVILNVYDLTPANSYTAWCGLGIFHSGIQVHGKEYGFGAHDFPASGVFEVEPQSCPGFIFRCSISLGHINMPPSDFRLFIEHMASEYHGDTYHLISKNCNHFTSDVAYRLTGKTIPGWVNRLARLGSLCSCILPESLQVTTVKPEYHDFSEEDGAESVSTVTTEIDDAEQEKHLLSPQESAGEVAFIKEPEKN; from the exons ATGGGGGCGCAGCACAACTCCAGGACGAACCCGGAATGGGAGACCCATGTGATCCTGAACGTGTACGATCTCACCCCCGCGAACAGCTACACCGCCTGGTGCGGCCTGGGCATCTTCCATTCCGGCATTCAAG TGCATGGTAAGGAATATGGCTTTGGAGCGCACGACTTTCCAGCTAGTGGAGTATTCGAAGTGGAACCGCAGAGCTGCCCGGGATTTATATTCCGGTGCTCTATTTCACTGGGCCACATAAATATGCCTCCCTCGGACTTCCGGCTCTTCATCGAGCATATGGCTTCTGAATATCATGGGGATACATATCATCTCATATCCAAGAATTGCAACCACTTTACTAGTGATGTTGCTTATAGATTGACAGGGAAAACAATCCCAGGGTGGGTGAACAGGTTGGCTCGGCTag GTTCTCTGTGTAGTTGCATTCTTCCAGAAAGCCTTCAAGTAACTACTGTTAAGCCAGAGTATCATGACTTCTCCG AGGAAGATGGTGCTGAATCTGTGTCGACTGTGACTACCGAGATAGATGACGCCGAGCAAGAGAAGCACTTGTTGTCGCCTCAGGAATCAGCTGGAGAAGTGGCTTTTATTAAAGAGCCAGAGAAAAATTGA
- the LOC104438501 gene encoding uncharacterized protein LOC104438501 isoform X3 codes for MIMLPFYFIFIFSGVCVTLGFKCSNNTSRIQKPRNRAVEFRSLPFRISRKSRRRGSGFHLLEFEGTNVTMRFKKGSKVEVWSTKEMPVGSWQCAEVTCGDGHTYTVQYCSYGSASGEATMERVSGKAIRPCPPALQTLHMWGPGDIVEVFENFSWKMAIVLKVLGRSNFLVRLLGSPREFGVGNAHIRSRQLWKDGRWIVIRQIPAIADDRRGDLCQNSMRDQSPSHSIQIANVQTKASIRDGCIPIKKRRVFEESHDTLKTESPYDCSRVESPAGASKKRRAIDKEGRCYPVSATRCTPVERVDSAAFQRETCGENTVCAHSKKEAAVLSKVDECRMKPSGDVGCPYPLQSRSDDADRVTCSVGSCTVASESSSNFSADPFDDVNSYANEMELTRWQNKEQVLKAEIHRLELHAYRCTLEALYASGPLSWEQEALISNLRLSLHISDDEHLLELRNLVFSDSIIPLGGQAKEQRTEYVTTKLPKVVSPSATSLFLKQWNAKVIRWLSLQKMVAFFNF; via the exons ATGATTATGCTGcccttctattttatttttattttttctgggGTGTGTGTGACTTTGGGATTCAAATGTTCCAACAACACATCAAGAATCCAGAAACCAAGAAACAGAGCCGTCGAATTCCGTTCGTTGCCTTTTAGAATATCGAGAAaatcaagaagaagaggaagcgg GTTCCATCTGCTGGAATTTGAGGGGACAAACGTGACCATGAGATTCAAGAAAGGAAGTAAAGTGGAAGTATGGAGCACAAAGGAGATGCCCGTGGGTTCCTGGCAATGTGCTGAAGTAACTTGTGGTGACGGCCACACTTATACAGTTCAATACTGCAGCTATGGCAGCGCATCCGGTGAGGCTACAATGGAGAGGGTATCTGGAAAGGCAATCAGACCTTGCCCACCTGCACTGCAGACGTTGCACATGTGGGGTCCAGGTGATATTGTGGAGGTTTTCGAGAATTTCTCCTGGAAAATGGCAATAGTGTTGAAGGTCCTTGGGCGAAGTAACTTTCTGGTGAGACTACTTGGATCACCTAGGGAGTTTGGTGTTGGCAACGCTCACATAAGGTCGAGGCAGTTGTGGAAGGACGGCAGGTGGATTGTGATCAGACAG ATTCCTGCCATTGCTGATGACCGGAGAGGTGACCTATGTCAAAACTCGATGCGCGATCAAAGTCCCAGCCACAGTATTCAAATTGCAAATGTACAGACGAAAGCATCTATTAGAGATGGCTGCATTCCCATAAAAAAGAGACGAGTATTTGAGGAGTCCCATGATACTTTGAAAACAGAATCGCCATATGACTGTTCTAGGGTTGAATCGCCTGCTGGAGCTTCAAAGAAACGTAGAGCAATTGACAAAGAAGGAAGATGTTACCCAGTCAGTGCAACTCGATGTACACCAGTAGAAAGGGTTGATTCTGCAGCATTTCAGCGAGAAACTTGTGGTGAAAACACTGTATGTGCCcattcaaagaaagaagcagCCGTATTATCCAAAGTAGACGAGTGTAGAATGAAACCAAGTGGGGATGTTGGTTGTCCTTATCCATTGCAATCAAGGTCTGATGATGCTGACCGTGTGACATGCTCCGTTGGAAGTTGTACTGTTGCTAGTGAATCATCCAGTAACTTTTCTGCAGACCCTTTTGACGATGTTAATAGTTATGCCAATGAGATGGAATTGACTAGATGGCAGAATAAAGAACAGGTATTGAAGGCCGAAATCCACAGATTAGAGTTACATGCATATCGTTGCACATTAGAGGCATTGTATGCATCGGGACCTCTAAGTTGGGAGCAAGAAGCATTGATTTCTAATCTTCGTCTTTCGCTTCATATATCAGATGATGAACACTTGTTGGAGCTCAGAAACTTGGTCTTTTCGGATTCCATCATTCCGCTGGGTGGACA GGCAAAAGAGCAGAGAACAGAGTATGTCACTACTAAATTGCCAAAGGTGGTGTCTCCATCGGCCACCTCTCTCTTCTTGAAGCAATGGAATGCAAAGGTTATCAGATGGCTATCATTGCAGAAGATGGTggcattcttcaatttttaa
- the LOC104438501 gene encoding uncharacterized protein LOC104438501 isoform X2 yields MIMLPFYFIFIFSGVCVTLGFKCSNNTSRIQKPRNRAVEFRSLPFRISRKSRRRGSGLLDDRFHLLEFEGTNVTMRFKKGSKVEVWSTKEMPVGSWQCAEVTCGDGHTYTVQYCSYGSASGEATMERVSGKAIRPCPPALQTLHMWGPGDIVEVFENFSWKMAIVLKVLGRSNFLVRLLGSPREFGVGNAHIRSRQLWKDGRWIVIRQIPAIADDRRGDLCQNSMRDQSPSHSIQIANVQTKASIRDGCIPIKKRRVFEESHDTLKTESPYDCSRVESPAGASKKRRAIDKEGRCYPVSATRCTPVERVDSAAFQRETCGENTVCAHSKKEAAVLSKVDECRMKPSGDVGCPYPLQSRSDDADRVTCSVGSCTVASESSSNFSADPFDDVNSYANEMELTRWQNKEQVLKAEIHRLELHAYRCTLEALYASGPLSWEQEALISNLRLSLHISDDEHLLELRNLVFSDSIIPLGGQAKEQRTEYVTTKLPKVVSPSATSLFLKQWNAKVIRWLSLQKMVAFFNF; encoded by the exons ATGATTATGCTGcccttctattttatttttattttttctgggGTGTGTGTGACTTTGGGATTCAAATGTTCCAACAACACATCAAGAATCCAGAAACCAAGAAACAGAGCCGTCGAATTCCGTTCGTTGCCTTTTAGAATATCGAGAAaatcaagaagaagaggaagcgg TTTGCTGGACGATAGGTTCCATCTGCTGGAATTTGAGGGGACAAACGTGACCATGAGATTCAAGAAAGGAAGTAAAGTGGAAGTATGGAGCACAAAGGAGATGCCCGTGGGTTCCTGGCAATGTGCTGAAGTAACTTGTGGTGACGGCCACACTTATACAGTTCAATACTGCAGCTATGGCAGCGCATCCGGTGAGGCTACAATGGAGAGGGTATCTGGAAAGGCAATCAGACCTTGCCCACCTGCACTGCAGACGTTGCACATGTGGGGTCCAGGTGATATTGTGGAGGTTTTCGAGAATTTCTCCTGGAAAATGGCAATAGTGTTGAAGGTCCTTGGGCGAAGTAACTTTCTGGTGAGACTACTTGGATCACCTAGGGAGTTTGGTGTTGGCAACGCTCACATAAGGTCGAGGCAGTTGTGGAAGGACGGCAGGTGGATTGTGATCAGACAG ATTCCTGCCATTGCTGATGACCGGAGAGGTGACCTATGTCAAAACTCGATGCGCGATCAAAGTCCCAGCCACAGTATTCAAATTGCAAATGTACAGACGAAAGCATCTATTAGAGATGGCTGCATTCCCATAAAAAAGAGACGAGTATTTGAGGAGTCCCATGATACTTTGAAAACAGAATCGCCATATGACTGTTCTAGGGTTGAATCGCCTGCTGGAGCTTCAAAGAAACGTAGAGCAATTGACAAAGAAGGAAGATGTTACCCAGTCAGTGCAACTCGATGTACACCAGTAGAAAGGGTTGATTCTGCAGCATTTCAGCGAGAAACTTGTGGTGAAAACACTGTATGTGCCcattcaaagaaagaagcagCCGTATTATCCAAAGTAGACGAGTGTAGAATGAAACCAAGTGGGGATGTTGGTTGTCCTTATCCATTGCAATCAAGGTCTGATGATGCTGACCGTGTGACATGCTCCGTTGGAAGTTGTACTGTTGCTAGTGAATCATCCAGTAACTTTTCTGCAGACCCTTTTGACGATGTTAATAGTTATGCCAATGAGATGGAATTGACTAGATGGCAGAATAAAGAACAGGTATTGAAGGCCGAAATCCACAGATTAGAGTTACATGCATATCGTTGCACATTAGAGGCATTGTATGCATCGGGACCTCTAAGTTGGGAGCAAGAAGCATTGATTTCTAATCTTCGTCTTTCGCTTCATATATCAGATGATGAACACTTGTTGGAGCTCAGAAACTTGGTCTTTTCGGATTCCATCATTCCGCTGGGTGGACA GGCAAAAGAGCAGAGAACAGAGTATGTCACTACTAAATTGCCAAAGGTGGTGTCTCCATCGGCCACCTCTCTCTTCTTGAAGCAATGGAATGCAAAGGTTATCAGATGGCTATCATTGCAGAAGATGGTggcattcttcaatttttaa
- the LOC104438501 gene encoding uncharacterized protein LOC104438501 isoform X1 has translation MIMLPFYFIFIFSGVCVTLGFKCSNNTSRIQKPRNRAVEFRSLPFRISRKSRRRGSGYVVLARLHSWFHLLEFEGTNVTMRFKKGSKVEVWSTKEMPVGSWQCAEVTCGDGHTYTVQYCSYGSASGEATMERVSGKAIRPCPPALQTLHMWGPGDIVEVFENFSWKMAIVLKVLGRSNFLVRLLGSPREFGVGNAHIRSRQLWKDGRWIVIRQIPAIADDRRGDLCQNSMRDQSPSHSIQIANVQTKASIRDGCIPIKKRRVFEESHDTLKTESPYDCSRVESPAGASKKRRAIDKEGRCYPVSATRCTPVERVDSAAFQRETCGENTVCAHSKKEAAVLSKVDECRMKPSGDVGCPYPLQSRSDDADRVTCSVGSCTVASESSSNFSADPFDDVNSYANEMELTRWQNKEQVLKAEIHRLELHAYRCTLEALYASGPLSWEQEALISNLRLSLHISDDEHLLELRNLVFSDSIIPLGGQAKEQRTEYVTTKLPKVVSPSATSLFLKQWNAKVIRWLSLQKMVAFFNF, from the exons ATGATTATGCTGcccttctattttatttttattttttctgggGTGTGTGTGACTTTGGGATTCAAATGTTCCAACAACACATCAAGAATCCAGAAACCAAGAAACAGAGCCGTCGAATTCCGTTCGTTGCCTTTTAGAATATCGAGAAaatcaagaagaagaggaagcggGTACGTCGTCCTCGCCCGCCTGCATTCTTG GTTCCATCTGCTGGAATTTGAGGGGACAAACGTGACCATGAGATTCAAGAAAGGAAGTAAAGTGGAAGTATGGAGCACAAAGGAGATGCCCGTGGGTTCCTGGCAATGTGCTGAAGTAACTTGTGGTGACGGCCACACTTATACAGTTCAATACTGCAGCTATGGCAGCGCATCCGGTGAGGCTACAATGGAGAGGGTATCTGGAAAGGCAATCAGACCTTGCCCACCTGCACTGCAGACGTTGCACATGTGGGGTCCAGGTGATATTGTGGAGGTTTTCGAGAATTTCTCCTGGAAAATGGCAATAGTGTTGAAGGTCCTTGGGCGAAGTAACTTTCTGGTGAGACTACTTGGATCACCTAGGGAGTTTGGTGTTGGCAACGCTCACATAAGGTCGAGGCAGTTGTGGAAGGACGGCAGGTGGATTGTGATCAGACAG ATTCCTGCCATTGCTGATGACCGGAGAGGTGACCTATGTCAAAACTCGATGCGCGATCAAAGTCCCAGCCACAGTATTCAAATTGCAAATGTACAGACGAAAGCATCTATTAGAGATGGCTGCATTCCCATAAAAAAGAGACGAGTATTTGAGGAGTCCCATGATACTTTGAAAACAGAATCGCCATATGACTGTTCTAGGGTTGAATCGCCTGCTGGAGCTTCAAAGAAACGTAGAGCAATTGACAAAGAAGGAAGATGTTACCCAGTCAGTGCAACTCGATGTACACCAGTAGAAAGGGTTGATTCTGCAGCATTTCAGCGAGAAACTTGTGGTGAAAACACTGTATGTGCCcattcaaagaaagaagcagCCGTATTATCCAAAGTAGACGAGTGTAGAATGAAACCAAGTGGGGATGTTGGTTGTCCTTATCCATTGCAATCAAGGTCTGATGATGCTGACCGTGTGACATGCTCCGTTGGAAGTTGTACTGTTGCTAGTGAATCATCCAGTAACTTTTCTGCAGACCCTTTTGACGATGTTAATAGTTATGCCAATGAGATGGAATTGACTAGATGGCAGAATAAAGAACAGGTATTGAAGGCCGAAATCCACAGATTAGAGTTACATGCATATCGTTGCACATTAGAGGCATTGTATGCATCGGGACCTCTAAGTTGGGAGCAAGAAGCATTGATTTCTAATCTTCGTCTTTCGCTTCATATATCAGATGATGAACACTTGTTGGAGCTCAGAAACTTGGTCTTTTCGGATTCCATCATTCCGCTGGGTGGACA GGCAAAAGAGCAGAGAACAGAGTATGTCACTACTAAATTGCCAAAGGTGGTGTCTCCATCGGCCACCTCTCTCTTCTTGAAGCAATGGAATGCAAAGGTTATCAGATGGCTATCATTGCAGAAGATGGTggcattcttcaatttttaa
- the LOC104438501 gene encoding uncharacterized protein LOC104438501 isoform X4 has product MIMLPFYFIFIFSGVCVTLGFKCSNNTSRIQKPRNRAVEFRSLPFRISRKSRRRGSGYVVLARLHSWFHLLEFEGTNVTMRFKKGSKVEVWSTKEMPVGSWQCAEVTCGDGHTYTVQYCSYGSASGEATMERVSGKAIRPCPPALQTLHMWGPGDIVEVFENFSWKMAIVLKVLGRSNFLVRLLGSPREFGVGNAHIRSRQLWKDGRWIVIRQIPAIADDRRGDLCQNSMRDQSPSHSIQIANVQTKASIRDGCIPIKKRRVFEESHDTLKTESPYDCSRVESPAGASKKRRAIDKEGRCYPVSATRCTPVERVDSAAFQRETCGENTVCAHSKKEAAVLSKVDECRMKPSGDVGCPYPLQSRSDDADRVTCSVGSCTVASESSSNFSADPFDDVNSYANEMELTRWQNKEQMMNTCWSSETWSFRIPSFRWVDRQKSREQSMSLLNCQRWCLHRPPLSS; this is encoded by the exons ATGATTATGCTGcccttctattttatttttattttttctgggGTGTGTGTGACTTTGGGATTCAAATGTTCCAACAACACATCAAGAATCCAGAAACCAAGAAACAGAGCCGTCGAATTCCGTTCGTTGCCTTTTAGAATATCGAGAAaatcaagaagaagaggaagcggGTACGTCGTCCTCGCCCGCCTGCATTCTTG GTTCCATCTGCTGGAATTTGAGGGGACAAACGTGACCATGAGATTCAAGAAAGGAAGTAAAGTGGAAGTATGGAGCACAAAGGAGATGCCCGTGGGTTCCTGGCAATGTGCTGAAGTAACTTGTGGTGACGGCCACACTTATACAGTTCAATACTGCAGCTATGGCAGCGCATCCGGTGAGGCTACAATGGAGAGGGTATCTGGAAAGGCAATCAGACCTTGCCCACCTGCACTGCAGACGTTGCACATGTGGGGTCCAGGTGATATTGTGGAGGTTTTCGAGAATTTCTCCTGGAAAATGGCAATAGTGTTGAAGGTCCTTGGGCGAAGTAACTTTCTGGTGAGACTACTTGGATCACCTAGGGAGTTTGGTGTTGGCAACGCTCACATAAGGTCGAGGCAGTTGTGGAAGGACGGCAGGTGGATTGTGATCAGACAG ATTCCTGCCATTGCTGATGACCGGAGAGGTGACCTATGTCAAAACTCGATGCGCGATCAAAGTCCCAGCCACAGTATTCAAATTGCAAATGTACAGACGAAAGCATCTATTAGAGATGGCTGCATTCCCATAAAAAAGAGACGAGTATTTGAGGAGTCCCATGATACTTTGAAAACAGAATCGCCATATGACTGTTCTAGGGTTGAATCGCCTGCTGGAGCTTCAAAGAAACGTAGAGCAATTGACAAAGAAGGAAGATGTTACCCAGTCAGTGCAACTCGATGTACACCAGTAGAAAGGGTTGATTCTGCAGCATTTCAGCGAGAAACTTGTGGTGAAAACACTGTATGTGCCcattcaaagaaagaagcagCCGTATTATCCAAAGTAGACGAGTGTAGAATGAAACCAAGTGGGGATGTTGGTTGTCCTTATCCATTGCAATCAAGGTCTGATGATGCTGACCGTGTGACATGCTCCGTTGGAAGTTGTACTGTTGCTAGTGAATCATCCAGTAACTTTTCTGCAGACCCTTTTGACGATGTTAATAGTTATGCCAATGAGATGGAATTGACTAGATGGCAGAATAAAGAACAG ATGATGAACACTTGTTGGAGCTCAGAAACTTGGTCTTTTCGGATTCCATCATTCCGCTGGGTGGACA GGCAAAAGAGCAGAGAACAGAGTATGTCACTACTAAATTGCCAAAGGTGGTGTCTCCATCGGCCACCTCTCTCTTCTTGA
- the LOC104438501 gene encoding uncharacterized protein LOC104438501 isoform X6, which produces MIMLPFYFIFIFSGVCVTLGFKCSNNTSRIQKPRNRAVEFRSLPFRISRKSRRRGSGYVVLARLHSWFHLLEFEGTNVTMRFKKGSKVEVWSTKEMPVGSWQCAEVTCGDGHTYTVQYCSYGSASGEATMERVSGKAIRPCPPALQTLHMWGPGDIVEVFENFSWKMAIVLKVLGRSNFLVRLLGSPREFGVGNAHIRSRQLWKDGRWIVIRQIPAIADDRRGDLCQNSMRDQSPSHSIQIANVQTKASIRDGCIPIKKRRVFEESHDTLKTESPYDCSRVESPAGASKKRRAIDKEGRCYPVSATRCTPVERVDSAAFQRETCGENTVCAHSKKEAAVLSKVDECRMKPSGDVGCPYPLQSRSDDADRVTCSVGSCTVASESSSNFSADPFDDVNSYANEMELTRWQNKEQGKRAENRVCHY; this is translated from the exons ATGATTATGCTGcccttctattttatttttattttttctgggGTGTGTGTGACTTTGGGATTCAAATGTTCCAACAACACATCAAGAATCCAGAAACCAAGAAACAGAGCCGTCGAATTCCGTTCGTTGCCTTTTAGAATATCGAGAAaatcaagaagaagaggaagcggGTACGTCGTCCTCGCCCGCCTGCATTCTTG GTTCCATCTGCTGGAATTTGAGGGGACAAACGTGACCATGAGATTCAAGAAAGGAAGTAAAGTGGAAGTATGGAGCACAAAGGAGATGCCCGTGGGTTCCTGGCAATGTGCTGAAGTAACTTGTGGTGACGGCCACACTTATACAGTTCAATACTGCAGCTATGGCAGCGCATCCGGTGAGGCTACAATGGAGAGGGTATCTGGAAAGGCAATCAGACCTTGCCCACCTGCACTGCAGACGTTGCACATGTGGGGTCCAGGTGATATTGTGGAGGTTTTCGAGAATTTCTCCTGGAAAATGGCAATAGTGTTGAAGGTCCTTGGGCGAAGTAACTTTCTGGTGAGACTACTTGGATCACCTAGGGAGTTTGGTGTTGGCAACGCTCACATAAGGTCGAGGCAGTTGTGGAAGGACGGCAGGTGGATTGTGATCAGACAG ATTCCTGCCATTGCTGATGACCGGAGAGGTGACCTATGTCAAAACTCGATGCGCGATCAAAGTCCCAGCCACAGTATTCAAATTGCAAATGTACAGACGAAAGCATCTATTAGAGATGGCTGCATTCCCATAAAAAAGAGACGAGTATTTGAGGAGTCCCATGATACTTTGAAAACAGAATCGCCATATGACTGTTCTAGGGTTGAATCGCCTGCTGGAGCTTCAAAGAAACGTAGAGCAATTGACAAAGAAGGAAGATGTTACCCAGTCAGTGCAACTCGATGTACACCAGTAGAAAGGGTTGATTCTGCAGCATTTCAGCGAGAAACTTGTGGTGAAAACACTGTATGTGCCcattcaaagaaagaagcagCCGTATTATCCAAAGTAGACGAGTGTAGAATGAAACCAAGTGGGGATGTTGGTTGTCCTTATCCATTGCAATCAAGGTCTGATGATGCTGACCGTGTGACATGCTCCGTTGGAAGTTGTACTGTTGCTAGTGAATCATCCAGTAACTTTTCTGCAGACCCTTTTGACGATGTTAATAGTTATGCCAATGAGATGGAATTGACTAGATGGCAGAATAAAGAACAG GGCAAAAGAGCAGAGAACAGAGTATGTCACTACTAA
- the LOC104438503 gene encoding uncharacterized protein LOC104438503, translated as MTKDRRDRSVSSDRFRASPLRCSSSRPKRSFPKIPSESEENIKEWEDARCPVCMEHPHNAVLLICTSHDKGCRPYMCDTSYRHSNCLDQFRKSFTATSSAVPQQEMNLSVDANLSPAATSDATIVEAEEIIERPATVSLETQVQSDGPGTSSEKSAPPKLVCPLCRGQIKDWIIEQPARRFMNAKSRSCACETCDFMGSYRDLRKHARLEHPLVRPSEADPERQRNWRRMERQRDIGDLISTLQSSFSEDRSDEDAILPMEDRGWLTVFFLIRVFQPSSRSRSSSWSTTSGTRARLTFRRRSTRLWGENYDADMSLSSSMDEDNDSSDGGSITRRRRERLRRRSTPNNQP; from the coding sequence ATGACGAAGGATAGAAGAGATAGGTCTGTATCTTCTGATAGGTTCAGAGCATCTCCACTTAGGTGTAGCTCCAGTCGACCAAAGCGGTCCTTCCCAAAAATCCCTTCTGAATCTGAGGAAAACATTAAAGAATGGGAAGACGCGAGGTGTCCTGTCTGCATGGAACACCCTCATAATGCAGTTCTTCTCATTTGTACATCTCATGATAAGGGTTGTCGTCCATACATGTGTGACACAAGTTATAGACATTCAAACTGTCTCGACCAGTTCCGCAAGTCATTTACAGCTACTTCATCAGCAGTACCTCAGCAAGAGATGAATCTGTCTGTAGATGCAAACTTATCCCCCGCTGCAACATCAGACGCCACTATTGTCGAAGCTGAAGAAATTATAGAGAGGCCCGCAACTGTTTCCTTGGAGACCCAGGTCCAATCAGATGGACCTGGGACGTCTTCCGAGAAATCAGCGCCACCAAAACTGGTGTGTCCGCTCTGTCGTGGGCAGATTAAAGACTGGATCATTGAGCAGCCGGCCCGTCGCTTTATGAATGCAAAATCTAGAAGCTGTGCGTGTGAGACTTGTGATTTTATGGGCTCTTACAGAGATCTCAGGAAGCATGCTCGGCTTGAGCATCCACTTGTGCGACCATCTGAGGCTGATCCAGAAAGGCAACGTAATTGGAGAAGGATGGAGCGCCAGAGGGATATTGGCGACTTGATCAGCACTCTCCAATCCTCTTTTAGTGAAGATAGGAGTGATGAAGATGCCATCCTGCCCATGGAGGACAGGGGGTGGCTGACTGTGTTTTTCCTTATAAGGGTGTTCCAACCCAGTTCAAGGTCTAGGAGCAGCAGCTGGTCCACTACCTCGGGGACCAGGGCTCGCCTGACTTTCAGACGAAGATCGACCAGATTGTGGGGTGAGAACTATGATGCGGACATGTCTCTATCTTCATCAATGGATGAGGATAATGATTCATCAGATGGTGGGTCAATTACTCGGAGGAGGCGGGAGCGCTTGCGGCGGCGGTCAACACCTAATAACCAGCCTTGA